A DNA window from Paraburkholderia sp. IMGN_8 contains the following coding sequences:
- a CDS encoding fatty acid desaturase produces MAIYLDDTQRKALARLAASWTWRTQWPTWALLVTIYGGWFGVATHARDLGLPLTTALLALLGAWYMSLQHELLHGHPTRSPLVNALLGFAPLAVWFPYRIYRDSHLQHHDDPHLTRPEHDPESYFVSHAVWVRAGWPIRALLTFRNTFIGRLLVGPAFAIAATGVDALAKIRRGDWRDVPVWLAHFAALAALTMWLQRACGIPAWLFIIGAGYASLALGSIRSFQEHRAAHAHEHRTVINEAAWFWRLLFLNNNYHLVHHDLPHVPWFALREVYETSRQQYVERSGGFLVQGYSEWLRLYAFAPVARPVHDNLSDFIQRNPPVSASFAGKLRGKFMEVIRRGELHEADLPATAERQTARQAL; encoded by the coding sequence ATGGCGATTTACCTCGACGATACCCAACGCAAAGCGCTCGCCCGGCTCGCCGCGAGCTGGACATGGCGCACCCAATGGCCGACGTGGGCGCTGCTCGTTACGATCTATGGAGGATGGTTCGGCGTCGCGACGCATGCGCGCGATCTCGGCTTGCCTCTGACCACCGCACTGCTGGCGCTACTGGGCGCGTGGTACATGTCGTTGCAACACGAACTGCTGCACGGTCATCCGACCCGCTCGCCGCTCGTCAACGCACTGCTGGGTTTCGCGCCGCTGGCGGTATGGTTTCCGTATCGCATCTATCGCGACTCGCATCTTCAGCATCACGACGATCCGCATCTGACGCGCCCCGAGCACGACCCCGAGAGTTACTTCGTGAGCCACGCGGTATGGGTTCGTGCTGGCTGGCCGATTCGTGCGCTGCTGACGTTCCGCAATACGTTTATCGGCCGCCTGCTGGTCGGGCCGGCGTTCGCGATTGCGGCAACCGGTGTGGATGCATTGGCGAAAATCAGGCGAGGCGATTGGCGCGACGTGCCGGTGTGGCTTGCTCATTTCGCTGCGCTAGCCGCGCTGACGATGTGGCTCCAGCGTGCTTGCGGGATACCCGCGTGGCTGTTCATTATCGGTGCCGGATATGCATCGCTGGCGTTGGGTTCGATCCGCTCGTTTCAGGAACATCGCGCGGCGCATGCTCACGAGCATCGTACCGTCATCAATGAAGCGGCGTGGTTCTGGCGGCTGCTGTTCCTGAACAACAACTATCATTTGGTCCACCATGACTTACCTCATGTCCCCTGGTTTGCACTCCGGGAAGTCTATGAAACGTCCCGCCAGCAATACGTAGAACGCTCAGGAGGCTTTCTCGTACAGGGTTACAGCGAATGGTTGAGGCTTTACGCATTCGCTCCGGTCGCGCGTCCGGTGCATGACAATCTGTCCGATTTCATCCAGAGGAATCCGCCTGTTTCCGCCAGTTTTGCAGGTAAATTGCGGGGGAAATTCATGGAAGTTATCCGTCGAGGAGAGCTCCATGAAGCTGACTTACCCGCTACTGCTGAACGCCAAACCGCAAGACAAGCCCTATAA